From Woronichinia naegeliana WA131, the proteins below share one genomic window:
- a CDS encoding iron uptake porin: MFKFFKTANFFLPSFSLAIAGLNLIAIAPIQAEEIVSPSLNLSLLQRRALQLKTFQDGNLNPGSENMPRVADLDRGSLNQVTNVSELRDIQPTDWAYEALKSLVERYGCIVGYPDRTFRGDAEGTLRDRALTRWEFAAGLNACLNTIERLLQENVAVLREDLDKLKQLSQQFEQELASMGARVDNLESRTAYLEDHQFSTTTKLSGDVILAYSGVWGSEQASGPPNQPINNGQITANYRSRINFDTSFNGSDNLLVRFQTGNFLYGRGGSNLTDFNFTAVGEPNRTRLDKLQYRFPVGEDLNVWISGAKITLDDLADPLAPFTNSFTDGAVSFYGSIAPIYLPNDNNGPGLGAAYNFTKDLSLAAFYSAGNGSLTESSNGLFNGQFGAGAQLTYLPEPDTGVGIAYLHQYIPQGQYDQFSVLGFTGLSNTDDPFNGNASTSDNIALLWTWRLAQSFSLEGWGMYTTANAVGGDRNGDTADIWNWKVSFAFPDLFKEGNVGVISVGQPPYAATLTNNNQIPDATPATSNPPWFVETFYLYKVNDNISLTPSVWVGINPANGRDPLWVGAIRTSFKF, from the coding sequence ATGTTTAAATTCTTCAAAACTGCTAACTTTTTCTTGCCTAGTTTTAGTTTAGCGATCGCTGGATTAAACCTGATTGCTATTGCCCCGATTCAAGCCGAAGAAATAGTATCACCGTCCCTTAATTTGTCTTTACTCCAACGTCGTGCCCTACAACTCAAAACCTTTCAAGATGGGAACCTAAACCCTGGCTCGGAAAATATGCCCAGGGTAGCAGACCTAGATCGCGGTAGCCTCAATCAAGTCACCAATGTTTCAGAATTGCGGGATATTCAACCGACCGATTGGGCCTATGAAGCTCTCAAAAGTTTGGTGGAACGCTATGGCTGTATTGTGGGTTATCCTGATCGCACCTTTAGAGGCGATGCCGAAGGCACACTTCGTGACCGCGCCCTCACTCGTTGGGAATTTGCGGCAGGTTTAAATGCTTGTTTAAATACCATTGAGAGATTGTTACAGGAAAATGTGGCGGTATTGCGGGAAGATCTAGACAAACTTAAACAATTATCCCAACAATTTGAGCAAGAACTCGCGTCAATGGGAGCGAGAGTCGATAATCTAGAATCTCGTACTGCCTATCTAGAGGATCATCAATTTTCCACGACAACCAAATTAAGCGGTGACGTAATTCTGGCCTATTCTGGCGTTTGGGGATCGGAACAAGCCAGTGGCCCGCCCAACCAACCCATTAACAATGGCCAAATTACCGCCAATTATCGTTCCCGCATCAATTTTGATACTAGTTTTAATGGTAGTGATAATCTACTGGTACGTTTTCAAACCGGCAACTTTCTCTACGGTAGAGGGGGCAGTAATCTTACCGATTTTAACTTTACCGCCGTAGGGGAGCCTAATCGTACCAGACTTGATAAGCTCCAGTACCGTTTTCCCGTTGGTGAGGATTTGAATGTCTGGATTAGTGGGGCGAAAATTACCCTGGATGATTTAGCTGATCCCCTCGCTCCTTTTACCAATTCCTTTACCGATGGTGCTGTCTCCTTTTATGGATCGATCGCCCCGATTTATTTACCGAACGACAATAATGGGCCTGGTTTAGGGGCAGCCTACAATTTTACCAAGGATCTGAGTTTGGCGGCTTTTTATTCGGCTGGTAATGGTTCGCTAACCGAGTCGAGCAATGGTTTATTTAATGGTCAGTTTGGGGCCGGTGCGCAGTTAACCTATCTGCCAGAACCGGATACAGGAGTGGGGATTGCCTATCTGCATCAATATATTCCCCAGGGTCAGTATGATCAGTTTTCGGTGCTAGGATTCACCGGACTAAGCAATACTGACGATCCGTTTAATGGTAATGCTAGTACTTCAGACAATATTGCGTTGCTCTGGACTTGGCGACTGGCCCAAAGTTTTAGTCTCGAAGGTTGGGGAATGTACACTACGGCTAATGCGGTGGGCGGCGATCGCAATGGAGACACGGCGGATATTTGGAACTGGAAAGTCAGTTTTGCGTTTCCTGATTTGTTTAAGGAGGGAAATGTGGGGGTAATTTCCGTCGGACAACCACCCTATGCAGCCACGTTAACTAACAATAATCAGATTCCCGATGCTACGCCTGCTACGAGCAATCCTCCCTGGTTTGTGGAGACATTTTATCTCTATAAAGTCAACGATAATATTTCTTTAACGCCGAGTGTTTGGGTTGGTATTAATCCGGCTAATGGTCGCGATCCGCTTTGGGTTGGGGCAATTAGAACCAGCTTTAAGTTCTAG
- a CDS encoding YraN family protein — MTSRLGQCGEDFVAQWLKQQGWSILHQRWRSRWGEIDLIGRSPEKLLVFIEVKTRSAGNWDQGGALAVNIAKQNKIIQTAQLFLAYSPQLANLPCRFDVALVHAQKLPASLSLDENIPLIELGRQVKWAGNYFCLQDYIQGAFES, encoded by the coding sequence ATGACCAGTCGTTTGGGCCAATGCGGTGAAGACTTTGTGGCCCAGTGGCTAAAACAGCAAGGTTGGAGCATTCTTCATCAACGTTGGCGATCGCGTTGGGGAGAAATTGATTTAATTGGGCGATCGCCAGAAAAACTATTAGTCTTTATCGAAGTCAAGACTCGTAGTGCTGGGAATTGGGATCAGGGGGGAGCCTTAGCGGTCAATATTGCCAAACAAAATAAAATTATCCAAACGGCCCAACTTTTCCTGGCTTACTCTCCCCAGTTAGCAAACCTTCCCTGTCGTTTTGATGTGGCCCTTGTTCATGCTCAAAAACTTCCCGCTTCGCTTTCTCTTGACGAAAATATTCCTCTCATTGAGTTAGGGCGACAGGTGAAATGGGCAGGAAATTATTTTTGTTTACAAGACTATATACAAGGGGCATTCGAGAGCTAG
- the pdhA gene encoding pyruvate dehydrogenase (acetyl-transferring) E1 component subunit alpha codes for MVAERILPEFNTATVSLSPERGLLLYEDMVLGRLFEDKCAEMYYRGKMFGFVHLYNGQEAVSSGIVKAMRPGHDYVCSTYRDHVHALSAGVPAREVMAELFGKATGCSKGRGGSMHLFSAPHKLLGGFAFIGEGIPVALGAAFQSKYRREVMKDASADYVAACFFGDGTTNNGQFFECLNMAALWKLPILFVVENNKWAIGMAHDRATSQPEIYKKASVFNLPGVEVDGMDVVAVHAVAEEAVARARAGEGPTLIEALTYRFRGHSLADPDELRSPDEKQFWGARDPIQKFAAYLLEHHLASAEELKAIDRKIQAVIDDALEFAESSPEPDASELYRYVFAD; via the coding sequence ATGGTTGCTGAACGTATCTTACCCGAATTTAATACTGCAACGGTTTCCCTGAGTCCAGAAAGAGGTTTACTCCTCTATGAAGATATGGTTTTAGGGCGTTTATTTGAGGACAAATGTGCGGAGATGTACTATCGTGGCAAAATGTTTGGTTTTGTCCATCTTTATAACGGTCAGGAAGCGGTTTCTTCAGGAATCGTTAAGGCAATGCGTCCAGGCCATGACTATGTGTGTAGTACTTACCGAGATCACGTCCACGCCCTCAGTGCTGGCGTTCCGGCAAGAGAGGTAATGGCCGAGTTATTTGGTAAGGCAACGGGCTGTAGTAAAGGACGGGGTGGTTCGATGCACCTTTTTTCTGCTCCCCATAAACTCCTCGGTGGTTTTGCTTTTATTGGGGAAGGGATTCCCGTAGCCCTGGGGGCAGCCTTTCAAAGTAAATATCGTCGGGAAGTGATGAAAGATGCTTCGGCGGACTATGTGGCGGCTTGTTTCTTTGGTGATGGTACGACTAACAATGGCCAGTTTTTTGAGTGTCTCAATATGGCGGCTCTTTGGAAATTACCGATTTTGTTTGTAGTGGAAAATAATAAGTGGGCGATCGGGATGGCCCATGATCGAGCAACTTCCCAACCTGAAATTTATAAGAAGGCTAGTGTCTTTAATCTGCCTGGGGTAGAAGTGGATGGCATGGATGTAGTGGCAGTTCATGCGGTGGCGGAAGAAGCTGTGGCTCGTGCCAGGGCAGGGGAAGGGCCCACTTTAATTGAAGCGTTAACCTATCGTTTTCGCGGTCATTCCTTGGCCGATCCCGATGAGTTGCGATCGCCGGATGAGAAACAATTCTGGGGCGCACGGGATCCGATCCAAAAGTTTGCGGCCTATTTACTGGAACATCATTTAGCCAGTGCCGAAGAACTGAAGGCGATTGATCGGAAAATTCAGGCGGTTATTGACGATGCCCTTGAGTTTGCCGAAAGTAGCCCTGAACCGGATGCTAGTGAGTTATATCGCTACGTTTTTGCGGATTAA
- a CDS encoding IMS domain-containing protein, translating to MRIPLDYYRVLGIPLQIAEDQISQAYQDRLIQLPRREYSEAAITSRNQLLQDAYRVLGDANQRQAYVQRWWGLSEANDLASQSGDLETINVEENTEAEEQETIGPLLAESLTVSVADELGDQNPSLEIPPEQLVGALLILQELGEYELVLQFAESALYQAIDPLILLETRADLVLTAALSYLELSREQWQMENYEESANRGIKGLAWLQQEDLFPTVQTEIRNELFKLRPYRILELLTLEDIDSLERQKGLQLLRDMIHDRFGIEGKGNDRSGLGVDDFLQFIQQLRSYLTVEEQEHLFLSEVDRPSVVASYLAVYALLAKAIAVKQPASLGQCRTLLVQMKNRQDVALEAAICALLLGQTEEALSALTQSRDQKAIAFIQEQSQGSPDLLPGLCTYTEHWLQNEIFPCFRDLSEQTVSLDDYFANTDVQSYLETLYSDVSIPVAAVSSATDQENTMARNLAKHQDDIPSSHPARRRRGMNSRSQSLHQSSRSNSGGTATLTAPGMEKWENNQRPQAFVENVTNFFEGQSDADSNYALPVSADKPFSKRRKRRRITVNPVRLSLVLLTAIACLGGGIFLWKHMGSPLAALEAEQLDIQLAQSPIEIPDLKAAGFMEVPLGPLTTASAQQLIELWVNSKAAAFGPKHDVNRLSGILTGVLLQQWQNRANLEKRQNSYRQYQHKVEVIEVKTNPVNPNQATIVAKVKEATEYFSASNPAKPRKTESDSLTVRYEVIRQEEGWRIQGAKVLPN from the coding sequence GTGCGAATCCCTCTCGACTATTATAGAGTTCTTGGCATTCCCTTACAGATTGCTGAAGATCAAATTAGCCAAGCCTATCAAGATCGGCTAATCCAATTGCCTCGTCGAGAATATAGTGAAGCGGCGATTACTTCCCGTAACCAATTGTTACAAGATGCCTATCGTGTTTTAGGAGATGCTAATCAGCGTCAAGCCTATGTCCAACGCTGGTGGGGACTATCAGAAGCTAATGACCTGGCTTCCCAGTCCGGGGATTTAGAGACAATAAACGTGGAAGAGAATACGGAGGCAGAAGAACAGGAGACAATCGGCCCTCTATTAGCTGAATCCCTAACGGTATCGGTTGCCGATGAACTGGGGGATCAAAATCCCAGCCTAGAGATTCCGCCGGAACAACTGGTCGGAGCCTTGCTAATTTTGCAAGAGTTGGGAGAATATGAACTGGTTTTACAATTTGCTGAATCTGCCTTATATCAAGCCATTGATCCTCTCATTCTGCTAGAAACCCGTGCTGATTTAGTTCTCACTGCGGCTTTGTCCTATCTAGAACTGAGTAGGGAACAGTGGCAGATGGAAAACTACGAGGAATCCGCTAATCGGGGCATTAAGGGTTTGGCTTGGTTACAGCAGGAGGATTTGTTTCCGACAGTACAAACAGAAATTCGTAATGAACTGTTTAAATTACGACCCTATCGCATCCTAGAGTTATTAACCCTGGAGGATATCGATAGTCTAGAACGTCAGAAGGGTCTGCAATTGCTTAGGGATATGATCCATGATCGTTTTGGTATTGAAGGGAAGGGCAATGATCGATCTGGGTTAGGAGTTGATGACTTTTTACAATTTATCCAACAGCTTAGAAGCTATTTGACCGTTGAAGAACAGGAACATTTATTTTTAAGTGAGGTTGACCGTCCCTCCGTAGTGGCGAGTTATTTGGCCGTTTATGCCCTCCTGGCTAAGGCGATCGCCGTTAAACAACCGGCCAGTTTAGGACAATGTAGGACATTACTTGTTCAGATGAAGAATCGTCAAGATGTGGCCCTCGAAGCAGCAATTTGTGCTTTATTATTAGGACAGACAGAGGAAGCACTCTCTGCCCTCACGCAAAGTCGAGATCAAAAAGCGATCGCGTTTATCCAAGAACAATCCCAAGGTTCACCGGACTTACTCCCCGGACTCTGCACATACACTGAGCATTGGTTACAAAACGAGATTTTTCCCTGTTTTCGGGATCTGTCTGAGCAAACAGTTTCCCTAGATGACTATTTTGCTAATACCGATGTTCAGTCCTACCTAGAGACGCTCTACTCCGACGTTTCTATCCCTGTTGCTGCCGTGTCATCCGCCACCGATCAGGAAAATACTATGGCTAGAAATTTAGCAAAACATCAGGATGACATCCCCTCTTCACATCCCGCTAGGAGACGCAGGGGGATGAATAGTCGTTCCCAGTCGTTACATCAATCTTCCCGCTCTAACTCAGGGGGAACGGCCACCTTGACAGCCCCAGGAATGGAGAAGTGGGAAAACAATCAGCGACCTCAAGCTTTTGTAGAGAATGTCACAAACTTTTTTGAAGGACAGTCAGATGCCGATTCTAATTATGCCTTGCCAGTATCGGCAGATAAACCCTTCTCCAAACGGCGCAAGCGACGACGCATTACGGTTAATCCGGTTCGTTTGAGTTTAGTCTTGTTGACGGCGATCGCCTGTTTAGGGGGTGGGATTTTTCTCTGGAAGCATATGGGTTCTCCTTTAGCTGCCCTGGAAGCAGAGCAACTAGATATTCAACTAGCCCAATCTCCCATTGAAATTCCCGATCTAAAAGCGGCTGGTTTCATGGAAGTTCCCCTGGGGCCCCTGACCACAGCTTCCGCACAACAACTCATCGAATTATGGGTTAATAGCAAGGCCGCTGCCTTTGGGCCAAAACATGACGTTAATCGCCTTTCTGGTATCCTAACGGGAGTGTTACTCCAGCAGTGGCAAAATCGAGCCAATCTGGAAAAAAGGCAAAATAGTTATCGACAATACCAGCATAAAGTGGAAGTGATCGAGGTCAAAACGAATCCCGTTAATCCGAATCAGGCTACGATTGTCGCAAAGGTTAAGGAAGCAACGGAATATTTTTCAGCCAGCAATCCGGCAAAACCTCGAAAAACGGAAAGTGATAGTTTAACGGTTCGCTATGAGGTAATTCGGCAAGAGGAGGGCTGGCGAATTCAAGGGGCAAAAGTTCTCCCCAATTAA
- the glcD gene encoding glycolate oxidase subunit GlcD produces MPNPSNLPNNLQKLIALFEQLLGKDCVVRRKDELLTYECDGLTSYRQRPALVVLPRTTEQVAAVVKLCHDYQIPWVARGAGTGLSGGALPLENGVLIVMTRMNQILSVDLENQRVIVQPGVINNWVTQAVSGAGFYYAPDPSSQIVCSIGGNIAENSGGVHCLKYGATTNHVIGLKLVIPDGSVVEVGGYLPEMPGYDLTGLFVGSEGTLGIATEITLKVLKVPGAICVLVADFASMDAAAQSVADIIATGIIPAGMEIMDNLSINAVEDVVATGCYPRDAAAILLVELDGLVAEVEANQERVAAICRQNGARDITAAYDLETRLKLWKGRKAAFAAAGKMSPSYFVQDGVVPRAQLVQILQDINDLGDRFGFKIANVFHAGDGNLHPLILYDQAVPGAWEKVEELGGEILKRCVELGGSLSGEHGIGMDKNNFMPAMFNEVDLETMQWIRDCFNPDGLANPGKLFPTPRSCGEVANAINLNSESLPANPLLY; encoded by the coding sequence TTGCCAAACCCATCTAATCTGCCAAACAATCTACAAAAGTTAATTGCCCTGTTTGAACAACTCCTGGGTAAAGATTGTGTGGTGCGTCGCAAAGATGAACTATTGACCTACGAATGTGATGGTCTAACGAGTTATCGTCAACGTCCTGCCTTAGTCGTCTTACCTCGTACCACGGAGCAGGTCGCGGCGGTAGTAAAACTTTGTCATGATTATCAAATTCCCTGGGTGGCTAGGGGAGCCGGAACCGGACTATCGGGGGGAGCCTTACCCTTAGAAAATGGGGTTTTGATTGTCATGACCCGTATGAATCAGATTTTGTCGGTTGATCTGGAAAATCAGCGTGTGATCGTTCAACCAGGGGTAATTAATAATTGGGTGACGCAAGCCGTTAGTGGAGCCGGATTTTATTATGCTCCCGATCCTTCTAGTCAAATTGTTTGCTCGATTGGGGGCAATATTGCGGAAAATTCGGGTGGGGTTCATTGTCTCAAATATGGAGCCACAACGAATCATGTTATCGGGTTGAAACTGGTGATTCCCGATGGCTCGGTAGTGGAGGTGGGCGGTTATTTGCCGGAAATGCCGGGTTATGATTTAACGGGCTTATTTGTTGGCTCGGAAGGCACCCTGGGTATTGCAACAGAAATCACGCTCAAGGTGCTTAAGGTTCCTGGGGCGATTTGTGTTCTCGTGGCGGACTTTGCCAGCATGGATGCGGCGGCTCAATCGGTTGCCGACATTATTGCCACTGGTATTATTCCGGCGGGTATGGAAATTATGGACAATCTTAGTATTAATGCGGTGGAAGATGTGGTGGCGACTGGCTGTTATCCCAGGGATGCGGCGGCGATTTTATTGGTGGAATTAGATGGTTTAGTGGCAGAAGTTGAAGCTAATCAAGAACGGGTCGCGGCGATTTGTCGGCAAAATGGAGCCAGAGACATTACGGCTGCCTACGACCTAGAAACTCGTTTAAAACTCTGGAAGGGAAGAAAAGCTGCTTTTGCGGCGGCGGGAAAAATGAGTCCCAGTTATTTTGTCCAGGATGGCGTGGTTCCTCGTGCTCAGTTGGTACAAATCCTACAGGATATTAATGATCTCGGTGATCGCTTTGGTTTTAAAATTGCCAATGTTTTCCATGCCGGAGATGGTAATTTACATCCCTTGATTCTTTACGATCAGGCGGTGCCAGGAGCTTGGGAAAAAGTAGAAGAATTAGGCGGAGAAATCCTCAAGCGTTGTGTAGAATTGGGGGGCAGTCTGTCGGGAGAACATGGGATTGGCATGGATAAAAATAACTTTATGCCGGCCATGTTCAACGAAGTGGACTTAGAAACGATGCAATGGATCAGAGATTGTTTTAATCCTGACGGTTTGGCCAATCCAGGGAAATTGTTTCCGACCCCCCGTTCCTGCGGTGAAGTGGCCAATGCCATTAACTTAAACAGCGAATCGCTTCCAGCAAACCCCTTGCTTTATTAA
- the trpE gene encoding anthranilate synthase component I, producing MIFPEFSQFLALARQGNFIPVYQEWVADLETPVSAWYKVCAGQPYNFLLESVDGGEQLGRYSFLGCDPMWILESRSTSTIQTHRDGRQERFEGNPLEVLSACLASIHPVTLPQLPPGIGGLFGFWGYELIQWMEPRVPIYPATAQDLPDGVWMQADNLIIFDQVKRKIWAIAYADLRDEKVDLQEAYQQACDRVTKLVLKLQLPLPPEATSLELHPRPLSESQPVPYDSNVGKTKFCENVRQAKEHIRAGDIFQVVLSQRLSTTYSDAPFNLYRSLRLINPSPYMAYFNFGHWQIIGSSPEVMVKAERQENGKLQATVRPIAGTRRRGQTPQEDHHLAEELLADPKEIAEHIMLVDLGRNDLGRVCVQGSVRVDELMVIERYSHVMHIVSNVIGELAADKTAWDLLQACFPAGTVSGAPKIRAMEIIHELEPERRGPYSGVYGYYDFEGQLNTAIAIRTMVVRPQGNQQHLVSVQAGAGLVADSDPEKEYEETINKARGLLEAIRCLS from the coding sequence ATGATTTTCCCTGAGTTTTCCCAGTTTTTAGCTTTAGCGCGACAGGGTAATTTTATTCCTGTTTATCAGGAATGGGTCGCCGATCTTGAAACACCTGTTTCAGCTTGGTATAAGGTCTGTGCGGGACAACCCTACAATTTTTTACTGGAATCGGTAGATGGTGGTGAGCAACTCGGTCGTTACAGTTTTCTGGGCTGTGATCCGATGTGGATTTTAGAATCGCGTAGCACAAGCACGATACAAACCCATCGAGATGGTCGTCAAGAAAGGTTTGAGGGGAATCCCTTAGAAGTTTTGTCCGCTTGTTTAGCCTCGATCCATCCCGTTACCTTGCCCCAATTACCCCCCGGCATTGGTGGATTATTTGGGTTTTGGGGTTATGAGTTAATTCAATGGATGGAACCCCGTGTTCCTATTTATCCTGCCACTGCTCAGGATTTGCCGGATGGGGTTTGGATGCAGGCGGATAATTTAATTATTTTTGATCAGGTTAAACGCAAAATTTGGGCGATCGCCTATGCAGATTTACGGGATGAAAAGGTGGATCTCCAGGAGGCCTATCAACAGGCCTGCGATCGCGTAACTAAATTGGTATTAAAACTACAATTACCCTTACCACCAGAGGCAACCTCCCTAGAACTTCATCCTCGTCCCTTATCTGAGAGTCAACCCGTTCCCTACGACAGTAATGTGGGGAAAACCAAGTTTTGTGAAAATGTTCGCCAAGCGAAGGAGCATATTAGAGCCGGGGATATTTTTCAGGTTGTTCTCTCCCAACGCCTCTCCACTACCTACAGTGACGCACCGTTTAATCTTTACCGATCGCTGCGTTTAATTAATCCCTCCCCTTACATGGCCTACTTTAATTTTGGCCATTGGCAGATTATTGGTTCCAGTCCTGAAGTAATGGTTAAGGCCGAGCGTCAAGAAAATGGCAAACTGCAAGCTACCGTTCGTCCGATCGCCGGCACTCGTCGTCGTGGTCAAACGCCCCAGGAAGATCACCATTTGGCAGAAGAATTATTGGCAGATCCCAAGGAAATTGCCGAACATATTATGTTAGTGGACTTGGGCCGGAATGATCTGGGTCGAGTCTGTGTCCAAGGTTCAGTGCGTGTCGATGAATTGATGGTCATTGAACGCTATTCCCACGTCATGCACATTGTTAGTAATGTGATTGGAGAATTGGCTGCGGATAAAACAGCCTGGGATTTACTACAAGCTTGTTTTCCGGCTGGAACGGTGAGTGGTGCTCCCAAAATTCGGGCCATGGAAATTATTCATGAGTTGGAACCGGAACGTCGTGGCCCTTACTCAGGCGTTTATGGGTACTATGACTTTGAAGGGCAATTAAATACGGCGATCGCTATTCGTACCATGGTGGTCAGACCCCAGGGCAATCAACAACATCTCGTTTCCGTACAAGCGGGGGCTGGACTGGTGGCAGATTCCGATCCCGAAAAAGAGTATGAAGAGACGATTAATAAAGCAAGGGGTTTGCTGGAAGCGATTCGCTGTTTAAGTTAA
- a CDS encoding photosystem I reaction center subunit II produces the protein MTELSGQPPKFGGSTGGLLSKADREEKYAITWTSSTEQVFEMPTGGAAIMNEGENLLYLARKEQCLALGTQLRTKFKPKIEDYKIYRVYPSGEVQYLHPADGVFPEKVNAGREFNGKKDRSIGKNPEPVTLKFSGQTPYSA, from the coding sequence ATGACAGAGCTTTCTGGACAACCTCCTAAATTCGGTGGCAGCACCGGCGGTTTACTCTCCAAAGCTGACCGGGAAGAAAAATATGCTATCACCTGGACTAGTTCCACAGAACAGGTGTTTGAAATGCCCACTGGGGGCGCGGCCATCATGAATGAAGGAGAAAATCTCCTTTATCTAGCTCGTAAAGAGCAGTGTCTGGCTTTAGGAACCCAACTACGGACAAAATTCAAGCCCAAAATTGAAGACTATAAAATCTACCGTGTTTACCCCAGTGGAGAAGTCCAATATCTGCACCCTGCCGATGGTGTTTTCCCTGAAAAAGTAAATGCCGGTCGTGAATTCAATGGCAAGAAGGACAGAAGTATTGGGAAAAATCCTGAACCTGTTACTTTAAAATTCTCAGGACAAACTCCCTATAGTGCTTAA